The segment CATCTCTACAGAGGACCGAACCATGACCTGCAAACGGTCTGGAACGACAATTGCCGGTCCATTGATCAGGCTACAGGCTCGTTCGGCAATATGTACACCCAGGTCCGCGACGCGTTCCAGTTCGGCGGTAATTTTCAGTACGGTCGTGAGACGTCGGAGGTCTATCGCGACTGGTTGATGCAGGGCCAGAACTTTGAGGCAGTTTTCTTCCAGTCGAACATCCCAGCGATCAATGATATCATCTTTCGCAGCGAGTTCTGCCGCTTTTTCGTAGCTTGGTTCGGAAAGAGTGTCGACCGACAGGTGGATCATCTCCTCGACCATCGATGACATAGTCAGCAGGTCGTGGTGGAGCTGTTCCAAGTCTCTCATCAGATGAAGACTCATGTTATACGGCTTTCTGCGGATCTAGAATGATAGACCAGGCGAAACTTCGTAGAGGCATCGACTGCGATCGTAGGATGATATTTGAAATGAAATGAAGTGAAGTGACTTGCAAGGTCGCGTGTCGAGATGGGCTTTAAGAATTATCCGAACCGGCCGGTGATATAGTCTTCGGTTTTCTTTTCTTTCGGGTTGGTGAAGAGCTGCTCTGTTTCACCGACTTCGATCAGGTTGCCTTCAAAGAAGAAGGCGGTTTCGTCGCTGATACGGGCGGCCTGCTGCATGTTGTGAGTCACAATCACAATCGTATAGTTCTGCTTGAGTTCGAAGATTAAGTCTTCGATTCGGGCTGTCGACGCGGGGTCGAGAGCGGAAGCCGGTTCGTCCATCAACAGGACATCAGGATTCGTTGCGAGCGCGCGGGCAATACAGAGCCGCTGCTGCTGACCACCAGAGAGAGCCAGCGCGGAATCGTTCAGGCGATCTTTGACTTCTTTCCAGAGCGCGGCTCGTTCCAGAGACTGTTCCACGATTTCCTTGAGGATATTTTTGTTTCGCTGGCCCGCAATTCGGGGACCGTAAGCGACGTTATCAAAAATCGATTTGGGGAAAGGAATCGACTTTTGAAACACCATGCCGACTTTCTTGCGGAGGGCGACGACATCGATTTGAGGAGCATAAATGTCGATGCCCTCAACGAGTACTTTACCTTCCAATCGAACGTCTTCAATGATGTCGTTCATTCGGTTAAGCGTTCGCAGATAGGTGCTTTTACCACAACCGGAAGGTCCAATCAGAGCCATCACTGATCGGGGAGGAACCTGAAGTGAAACATCAAACAGGGCCTGTGATTCTCCATAGAAGAAATCGAGATTACAGGATTCGATCATCGGTCTTGTCTTCAGGGGGGACGGGGTGATGTCCTCAGTCGGCAGTGTCTTTTTCCGATTCACGATTTGAGTAAATCCTTGCAGAGTGGTTGCCATCATTGCTCCAGTAGGTTCGGAACCTTGTTTAGGATTGACGCCTTCAGGATGGTTCGTCTTCACATCAATTCATTCTCAGGAATTATTCTGAGTTTAGCGCCCTGTTTGTTGTTAATATTTAATGAATAATAAAGTGACTCATAATTCGGGCGATAAGACTGTTTTGATTTTGGTTACGAGAGCAACACCCTACCAGCGGGCTCGTTTGGAATATCGGTTGCGGATAGAGATGGCGACTCCATTCAACGCGAGTAGGACGATCAGCAGCACCAGAATCCCAGCTGCTGAGACGTACTGGTATTCTTCTTTTGGTCGGGAAACCCAGTTGAAAATTAAAATTGGTAATGTCGTAAAACTGTCGAACGGGGCATCCATTACCCCCTGTGGGTCTGTCACAAGTTGGGCCGGTGAGTCGATGTTCCCCGGAGTCGCTGCGACGAAGACCAAGGCTCCCATCATCAGAATAGGAGCCGTTTCGCCGATTGCTCGTGAAATCGAGAGAATCATCCCGGTTAATATGCCGGGTAAGGCGGCGGGTAAAACCTGATCGCGGATGGTTTGCCAACGGGTGGCTCCCAGTGCCACTGATGCATGACGGATTGAACTGGGCACAGATCGCAGCGCTTCCTGCGAGGCGACAATCACCACCGGCAGAATGAGCAGACTGAGCGTCAACGCTCCCGAGAGAACGCTTGGACCGAAAGGAAGAGGGACACGGAGTTCCGCAATTCCCAGCGGAAATACAAGAGTCTTAGGATTCACTCGGAAGAAGTCGAACATCTGTACGAAGACGGACAGTCCCAGAATCCCATAGACAATTGAAGGGACCCCAGCGAGGTTTGCCAGGTTGATTTGAATGATCCGGGTCAAGCGACTTTTGCTAGCATATTCTTCCAGGTAGACCGCCGCACCTACTCCGACGGGAATGGAGAAAAGGGTCGTTAGCAGAATGAGCCAGAAACTGCCCCATAACCCCGCTTTGATTCCCGCGACTGCCGGCATCCGGGAGTCATAACTCGTCAGGAAATCCCAAGTGAGCCAGGAACCTCCCTGCCAGAGGATCGTTCCGAGCATGACAATCAGAGCGGCGAAACTAAACCAAGTGGACAGAAAGCAGATTGTCGCGAAGACTTTGCCGAGACGATGGCGTGCAGCCAGTTGGCTGTCGAACATTTGGTTTGGATTACTCATTGGTACACCTCTCGGAAACGCCGCATGATGGCGTAAGAGATAAAGTTCATGGTGAGGGTAACCAGAAAGAGTGTCAGG is part of the Polystyrenella longa genome and harbors:
- the phoU gene encoding phosphate signaling complex protein PhoU, with translation MSLHLMRDLEQLHHDLLTMSSMVEEMIHLSVDTLSEPSYEKAAELAAKDDIIDRWDVRLEENCLKVLALHQPVAIDLRRLTTVLKITAELERVADLGVHIAERACSLINGPAIVVPDRLQVMVRSSVEMLHRSINAYVQLDSNMARRVCDDDDGIDELNRLIINELSAQMQANPSCIESALHLFSASRHVERVADHATNIAEDVVYLVEGEIIRHRTHLKKGDITP
- the pstB gene encoding phosphate ABC transporter ATP-binding protein PstB, producing MIESCNLDFFYGESQALFDVSLQVPPRSVMALIGPSGCGKSTYLRTLNRMNDIIEDVRLEGKVLVEGIDIYAPQIDVVALRKKVGMVFQKSIPFPKSIFDNVAYGPRIAGQRNKNILKEIVEQSLERAALWKEVKDRLNDSALALSGGQQQRLCIARALATNPDVLLMDEPASALDPASTARIEDLIFELKQNYTIVIVTHNMQQAARISDETAFFFEGNLIEVGETEQLFTNPKEKKTEDYITGRFG
- the pstA gene encoding phosphate ABC transporter permease PstA, which produces MSNPNQMFDSQLAARHRLGKVFATICFLSTWFSFAALIVMLGTILWQGGSWLTWDFLTSYDSRMPAVAGIKAGLWGSFWLILLTTLFSIPVGVGAAVYLEEYASKSRLTRIIQINLANLAGVPSIVYGILGLSVFVQMFDFFRVNPKTLVFPLGIAELRVPLPFGPSVLSGALTLSLLILPVVIVASQEALRSVPSSIRHASVALGATRWQTIRDQVLPAALPGILTGMILSISRAIGETAPILMMGALVFVAATPGNIDSPAQLVTDPQGVMDAPFDSFTTLPILIFNWVSRPKEEYQYVSAAGILVLLIVLLALNGVAISIRNRYSKRARW